In the genome of Pempheris klunzingeri isolate RE-2024b chromosome 3, fPemKlu1.hap1, whole genome shotgun sequence, one region contains:
- the mslna gene encoding mesothelin-like protein: MLPLYLTSTFYNNFDKKTKRAFLKYFLKVIKSNGVGRQKRKRLRREIRKSIKKKSKRSLANECTVGNITQVTISDDTFPFDYDDITQFNCCLSATTVKNNLDSITGKVDEEEYLKIVLSKLKEAYAGNTAIPENQVQLLGPASRVATTVDINRWNVTKIDTLSALMDSANGQWDLSLARAIITKYLSTEKNKLGSAELNVIGGVNLCSLDTDVLKSISHESLKDASALTVSNCTTEKKKELFTIAIQAFVENTRTTTISDSNYQLLQPYIGGANSEFVRTLAASNINMDMATFISLDENVVMGLNVNEVKNLLGTNLPDLKSYESQTLVQSWIRNQFQSELDKLGLGLVGGKADPPATTKSPAATSKSPAATSKSPTSTTTKAPAGNHGNHIRADAGFSFLVLLALLFTSQHVL; encoded by the exons AAAACGAAGAGGGCGTTCTTGAAATACTTCCTGAAAGTTATTAAGAGCAACGGAGTGGgcagacagaagaggaagaggctgaGAAGAGAAATAAGAAAGTCCATAAAGAAGAAGTCAAAGCGATCTTTAG CAAATGAGTGCACCGTAGGAAATATCACCCAGGTGACCATCAGCGATGACACGTTCCCCTTCGACTATGACGACATAACGCAGTTCAACTGCTGCCTCAGCGCCACCACCGTTAAAAACAACTTGGATTCAATCACTGGGAAGGTGGACGAAGAGGAATACCTCAAGATTGTTCTCAGCAAGCTGAAAGAG GCTTACGCTGGCAACACTGCCATCCCAGAGAATCAGGTTCAGCTCTTAGGCCCGGCGTCTCGCGTGGCCACGACTGTTGACATCAACAGGTGGAACGTCACCAAGATCGACACACTTTCAGCTTTGATGGACTCGGCGAACGGGCAGTGGGATCTGAGCCTG GCTCGGGCCATCATCACCAAGTATCTGAGTACCGAGAAGAACAAACTGGGCAGCGCTGAACTCAACGTCATCGGAGGAGTCAACCTGTGCTCGCTGGACACCGACGTTTTGAAGAGCATTTCCCACGAAAGCCTCAA AGACGCCAGCGCCCTCACGGTGTCCAACTGcaccacagagaaaaagaaagagctgTTCACCATCGCCATACAAGCATTTGTCGAGAACACCCGCACTACCACCATCTCTGATTCCAACTACCAGCTCTTACAACCTTACATCG GGGGTGCGAATTCAGAATTCGTCCGAACTTTGGCAGCCTCTAATATCAACATGGACATGGCCACCTTCATCAGTCTGGATGAGAACGTTGTAATG GGCCTCAATGTAAATGAAGTTAAAAATCTTCTTGGCACCAACCTGCCAGATCTGAAGAGCTATGAAAGCCAAACGCTGGTACAGTCATGGATCAGGAACCAGTTCCAGTCAGAGCTTGACAAGTTGGGACTGGGGCTTGTAGGAGGCAAGGCCGACCCGCCAGCCACCACCAAGTCTCCAGCCGCCACCAGCAAGTCTCCAGCCGCCACCAGCAAGTCTCCAACCTCCACCACCACAAAAGCTCCTGCCG gTAACCACGGTAATCACATCCGAGCAGACGCTGGCTTCTCCTTCCTTGTCCTCCTCGCACTCCTCTTCACCTCTCAGCACGTTCTTTAG